Proteins found in one Triticum aestivum cultivar Chinese Spring chromosome 4D, IWGSC CS RefSeq v2.1, whole genome shotgun sequence genomic segment:
- the LOC123100605 gene encoding flowering-promoting factor 1-like protein 5, translating to MVHLSTARATLEYIYAPPLLIDSVRTSQPAREGMSGSGSGSGVWVFKNGVMQLQPEQPAAGRKALLYVPTGEKMTSLELLERRLGAHGWERYYENRDIVQLHRRDGGIDLISLPRDFTKFRSTHMYDVVLKNRDSFKVVDVPS from the coding sequence ATGGTGCACTTGTCTACCGCGCGAGCAACGCTGGAATATATATATGCACCACCCCTGCTGATCGATAGCGTGCGCACATCTCAGCCAGCTAGAGAAGGGATGTCTGGTTCCGGCTCGGGCTCCGGCGTGTGGGTGTTCAAGAACGGCGTGATGCAGCTGCAGCCGGAGCAGCCGGCGGCGGGCCGGAAGGCGCTGCTCTACGTGCCCACCGGCGAGAAGATGACGTCGCTGGAGCTACTGGAACGCCGCCTGGGAGCGCACGGCTGGGAGCGCTACTACGAGAACCGCGACATCGTGCAGCTCCACCGCCGCGACGGCGGCATCGACCTCATCTCCCTCCCGCGGGACTTCACCAAGTTCCGCTCCACCCACATGTACGACGTCGTCCTCAAGAACCGCGACAGCTTCAAGGTCGTCGACGTCCCAAGTTAA